Within Aspergillus oryzae RIB40 DNA, chromosome 2, the genomic segment gccgagaaaCAAGGCAGAAGAAGTAGTATTTAGTTAGTCATTTCCCAGTGCCCGAGGGTAATGGATGGAAGTTCgtgtccttcttcccttttcttcccgTGACGACTTGGACTTGTTTGGTGGGGTTCAACGATGACGCTGGTTGCTGGCCTCAGGCCCAACAGGACCCAGGCGCCTCCCGAAAATCCCCGCCATCACATGACAtcatcaccttctcttcttccatggaccCGAAACACCTATGACATGCCATTCATGCAGTGtagaaattagaaaataGATAATAATTCTCCTGTATGAGATCCACCTTCAACCCCCGTGCTGGATACCCTCATTAACCGGTTCATAAACACAACATGACAAATTTGAAttgtgatgttgttgttgcgcGAATCTGGGGTTCTCCCCTCCTGCTAAAAGATTGACCCATTCCCTCTCCGTATTTCTTTCGTGCTATAGCCAAACATCGGGGAAATCGGCGGAGATCTCATCCCCGTACCcgttctttcctttccaacTCGTTCGGCATCTTTCTGTCCTTTGCGTCTTTTTATGTCTAGGCCCTCTTGTCCCTGCTCAGCTGACcctaaaaaagaaaatagtcATAATACTAAAATTGAAAAAGGTGGGGAAGCTTCACGCAGTCGGTGTTGTTATATTCCGGATCTCAAAATAGTACTATCTATGCATCGATCCTCGGGATGTCCCCTTGATAAACGATCACATTCGCGGTTCATTGGTGGAAAGGAGCCCTACATCTCATTCCGCCTGTCATGGAACAACGATTTACTTGCGTGTGGCTACTAATCAATACCCGCCAAAATGCGTATACTTGATGCTATTCATAACGTAAACTTCATTCACCATAGTGACACTAGGGATTCTGTGACTAATCTGTCACCCATGCAAGCTGCTGGGATTGCAAAGCGATCTAAATAGGGCCATGGGTTGCATAATATGCCAGAGGATCTGCGTAATGAGCTAATGGGATACTTACACATTCCACAGTCCTCAATTGATGTGGGACGTAGCGTTGAATCCTGACTAAAATATGCACAGTATCTGCATGAATTGTGCTCCAAACGTTGAATGGGTTGGATTAGCCCTAGGATGGTCACctcttctttgaccatgTAGCTCTCGGTCTAGATCTGTAACCGGGGACTTGATATGACGAAAAAGCTCACTTTGTCTTATACTACTATGCCGTGTCTACAGCTTTCTCAAAGCAGGCTTATACAGACCTGGTCCACCGTATTTGACTCTTTGAATTGTGATTGCCCAGTAATTCTTTAGTTTTACTGGTTCCTAGAGCAGGTTAACGCGCCTGTCCATTGAAATTGCACTATTTGAAATTATACTACATCAATAAGAAGACTTATTTCCTTGATTCATTATGCATCTTATCTGCCGCTTGTAAAAGAATGTTCTATGTGCTACATCTCGTTTGAGAGTTGCCGTTGGTTGAAAAGAGGTTATGTGGTAAGTGCCTGACAAGTGGCCAATAATACACTCTAATAGCCCGACAACGATCATCGATACTTTTATATCCCACCAATCATGCCATATACTTATACTGAAAGATTAGTGGGTGTTTGGTGAAGATATGAATTGACATACCCTGATGTAGGCTGGACTGTCATAGTCAACAACCGGAGCCGACATGCATAGCAGTGGTACTTCGATGTATGGCCCAGGGAGCTTATTAAGGAGAGGTCTTAAACAATAGAGATGATATAGATAGGTGCACCGTACAATAATGATTagacctttttttctctctctaaGTATCAAATCCGAGCTTCGTCTTAAGTAACCTATTCAAAATAATCTTAGGGTGTAACGGACAAAACTGCTGCAGGCGTCAACCTATGACCAAAGAGCATACACTCTCAACCTGGTCTTATTCTGTACGAAAAGTCCTTTCAAAGAACTACGTACTGGAATTGACTGGTATCCACTTTAATGATACGAAGCAAGTACAAGGTTTTCTATCCCTTCCCCAAGCATCTCCCTGAACCTATCTAACCAATATATCGGATAACAGCGGCGATTGCAACATTTTTGGCGAGATTTGCGCCTTATGATACCTGGTAATGAAGGTCATATAGAGCCTTAAGGGATCCACTCCTTGACTCGTCACGTTCCCCGCAAACTCAATCCTGGTGGATAATTTCTGGATATATAAAATGAGCTACCGTCCCACCATCCCCGCGTTAACCCCTATCCCAATTGCATCCATAGTAATTGAGCCCCGTCAAACAGAACAAGTCACCACAGCTTTATCTCCTGCGCCATGCGTCTCCCCCCACCATCAGTCACACGCTCCTTAGAGGTGATCGGCAATACACCAGTTGTACGCCTCCAACATGTCGTACCTAGCCATTGCGCTCAAATCTTCCTAAAGATAGAATCCACCAACCCCACAGGATCATACAAAGACCGCATGGCAAAGTCCAtgatcgaagaagccgaacGCCGGGGTGATCTAAAACCAGGCACAACAATCGTGGAAGCCACGGGCGGAAGCACGGGCTCATCACTAGCCTTCGTGTGCGCAGTGGAAGGCTACCGATTCCACGTAGTCTCGTCGAATGCATTCGCCACAGAAAGTTACGAACTATGGCTGCATTTGGAGCCAACCTGGACTTGATCCATAGTCCCTCTGGCAAGATCACACCGACCCTCATTCCTTCCATGATCCGTCACGCAGAGGAGGTTTCTAGATCAGATGGGTATTACTTTACCAACCAATTTAAGAACCGAGACGCTCTCGCCGGGTACGAGACTATTGGCCGTGAACTGGTTCAGCAGGTTCCTGAGATTGATGCGTTCTGTGGTGCTGTTGGGACGGCGGGGATGGTTATGGGTGTTGCACGAGTTCCGAAGGCAAAACGGCCGGAGACTCTTATTTCTGTTCTTGAGCCGGCTTTTTCACCCACAATTACTCAGGGTCGTCCTGGGACTCACCATGTTGAGGgaattgggattgggattaTCCCGCCTTTGCTCGATCGACAGCTCTATGATGAGGCGCTTGCGATTTCAGAGGATGAGGGACGGCGTATGTGCCGCCGGCTGGCTAGGCAAGAAGGACTGCTAGTCGGGACGTCAACCGGCCTTAATGTTGTGGCTGCGATTAAACTAGCGAGGAAGCTAGGTTCCGGGAAAACAGTCGTTACCGTAGCGGCGGATACGGGTCTTAAATATTTGATGGGAGACTTGTTCACTGATGAGTAATGGAAAGATGGAAATAATCTACTGACTTCGGGAGACTCCTGCCTGAAAGCTACCATGTCTTGGGTTCAGAGTGGAACTGCGTGGTACTCAACGAATCGTTTCTTGGAGTTGATATTATTTCCAAAGCTGAGGGGAAATGGCGAGGAGTGGATCTATAGCATTAGTGCTGGGGGACCGCTGTCTCAGAGGAAGAGTAACTTATACATGGGTCTTTCGGTCTTTCAATTAATCATAGATTACCGAAAGAACCTAAGGCAGAGCAGAAACGAAAGCACAACCTCCTCATAGTTGAGTTGAGTTATAGAAGTAAAGATGCTACTAGAACTCGGAAAGCTAGCCTGAAAAGGCATAGATAAGGACTGAAACTGTGGggctgctcaagaagctctCGGAAAGCTAACCAGCTTGGTACATCGAACATGTTTCTATAGTTTGTACTTTGTAGTAGTGAAGATTTGACTTTTGTGCGTAGAAGAGCAGTGTCGTTGCTCGGATAGACCAGCCTAAAGtcttggaggatgatatccatgaGGATAAATATCTGGTCCACGAGCCATGACTCACCCGTCCGGAGCTCGACAAGGAAAACGAAGCGACGAAAGCTGAAACCAGAATCTGCTCGAATAAAGGCTGATAAGACGGTTCAGCCGGAAAGGAATCACCATTTCCGCAGATGGTTGGACGATCAGTTGATAGTCTAGTTCCTTGCACAGCTTGCGAGCTGTGAACCATAAAAAGGCCTCCGTAGACCCCAGGATAGGGTTTTCTAATTCGTCTGCATTGGGAACATTCTGGGTGGTTTTCATCACACTTTTTGCCAATCCAAACATTCAGATCTGAACATGTAGTAGTGAAGCGGAGCTCTCCCCTTGATTTTGCGTCGTAGACATTGTGCGCAGCCCCTACTCCGGGTCACAGACCGGACCATGAGAGTACAGAGAATATGAATCGAATCTTGGGCTTAACCTGCCGTGCTATAGGACCTCCTCCTACCAAAAGGTACTAATGTCGACTCAAAATCAAGGTCGGTGAGCAGGCTTTCTCCGATGCTCTCTGTAATTGAAACGTATCGAATGAACCTGGTAAATCCTCCTGACAGTGTTCACCAAACACCAGCTCGCATTCTATAAGATTCCAGAGGCCAACCTTGAGATTGTCTCAGTGTCGAAGGAGCAAATGGTTGAACCAGTGTGGACTTTGCCCTACTTACATAAGCGGGAAATACGAATTAGGCAGGTGACGGCGACAGTGATTGGAAGTACATAGGGCTTGGGCCACTTTGAAGGTGCCCAAGATTGTCAAATAGATGATATCTAACATAGGATAAGAGGACACCTGGATGATCGCCTTCTTTGTGTATCCAATCAGGTTCAAAACTCCACTGCTTAGAAATCAAGACTCAGGTCTCATAGCCCAATACCGCGGTGATTCGATTTTGCCAAGCAGAGTACTCCGGCACAAAAGTAGATATAAGAGTATCCTCCCAGTCTCTGGTAAGCTGTGTTGCCTTCTACTGTTAAAGCACTTCTAAGATATACATTGGCATTTCTCACTCTGCCCCTGACCAGCAATGGCTGCGAGAAACAAATACGTGAACAAGTTGCATGGAAAAcacatcgtcatcttcggagGGACTTCCGGTGTCGGCTTCTGTGTAGCTGAAGCAAGCATCGAACACGGTGCCAACGTTACGGTCCTCTCCTCCGACCCGAGCAAAGTTGACGCTGCTCAAGTGCGCCTTCTATCTTCCTATCCAGAAGCAAAGGACCGAGTCCGTGGCTTAACGATTGACCTTGGAGCGCCAGATGTCGAGGATCAATTGGTGTCTACGTTTGAGcaagtccagccatttgACCATATCATCTTCACAGCGGGAACTTTTGAGTTTGATTCTGAAGACTGGATACAGCCGCGAGCAGACCTGGACCGAATCCGAAACACTGCCAATGTCCGCATTATCGCACCGTTCCTCATCGCCAAGCATGCTCCAAGGTATATGGCAAGCAACTCACCCGCTTGCTCCATCACACTCACTAGTGGAGCAACAGCCGAGAGACCCATGGGACGGGGAATGGCAATGCACACCATGTACTCAACAGGCCTGTATGGGCTCACAAAGAACCTCTGCTTAGATATTGCGCCGGTCAGGGTTAACCTCGTCAGTCCTGGTCCCATAGATACTGAGCTGTGGGACACCATTCCGGAGAAAGAGGCGATGTTCGCCCATCTAAAGGAAAAGCTTCCCATCAAAGAGATTCCCACTCCCGAGAATGTGGCGGAAGCTTATATATACTGTATGAAGGATCGTGGATTGACGGGGGCTATCATATCAACCCATGGTGGTGGAATATTCGTTTGAGCGACCGCTACAGATAAAGACGGCTAAGAATCGAGAATGAGCGACACAGGGCTACCCAACGAGACCCAAGTTAGATGAAATTTTCTGTATCTATCGAGGTGTATATATCTAAGTTACATTTCCCAACTCCGAATATACATATACGCTGAGTGATCAGCTCAGACTACCCTGGCTGGGCTCAGATCCAGCAAGCAAAGCGCAGTGTCGTCTGAGTACTATATAGAAATGAATATAAGTGGTGCGCGGAGCCTCAACTGGAAGAGATGTGTATACACCTTTCCACGTACACCATGCAAAGAAACTGCCGTCTGATGCCCAGGACCAGCCTTTAGCTTCTCGGCAGGCGATCATGGAACCTGTGAGCCATTGGTTGGCTTCTCCATCTCGTAGAATAGGAGGTAGACCTCTTTTTGCATACCCAGAACGTCCGATGTCTTACattccttgaccttctcaTCCGAGATGCGCCACCATCGATCATTTGCCTTACGACGACGTCGAAGGCGAGAAGTGGGCCCGGTAGAGGTCTCGGCGGAAGTACCTGGGGTTATGCGATCGCTCATAAATGATGGGCGCGAGCTGGACTTGCTCCAGCGTCCACCATCAGTGGCAGGACTCTGAGGATCCGACGTCGGAGACAAGTTCTGCTTGGATTTGGTGCGGCTGCTCTGGAAGGAAATACGGGAGCTCGATGACGTGCTTGGCCGGGGAGCCGGGGATGCTGGGGGATTTAATTGAGATGcagacttcttcctcgatgggGATCGCGACGGGGCCGGAgaaagagacgaagaagatggcgatgaggttgaagtcGAGATGCTAAGAGCTGGAGGCTCTGCATCCAAGGAACGAGGTCCCATGCGAGGGCTTGGTACTTGCGATGGGTTCTCACTTGTAACTCGGCTCTGTGCATACGAACTGAAGACATCCGGTGTCGAGAAAGGCGGATAAAGATGGTTTCGTCGAAATGATTCGTAATGACCACTGTTGTGACTGCCTTTGTGACAAACAATCGCCAGCAGTTTGAACCATTTCTGATTCAGGATACCTCCCAGCGGAAGTCGTTCAGGGAAAGCTACCTTTGCCGCGTTCTTGGTGGAACTGCTGCGGTCGAATATAGACCGTGAGAGATGGATCCCAATGATCTTAGGGAAGACCGTGATGCGCATATGGCGTGCGATCTTTCGCTTGGGAGCCGCCTCTGCGGGCGGAAGAGTAACACCTTCGAGCGGGCCCTCTGGGTCTGTTGACAAAGCATTCTGAATTTTTTGGATTTCGGCCTGGAGGAGCTGCTGCTCTTTGACTCCGCGTGTTTGCTTCAGGTCTTGCATTTTCGCTTCGAGTGCATGCTGCAGACGGCATCTGTCACACCTAAAATCGTCGATGTGTTCGGTCTTGAGGAGGCCATCGAAACACGCACTGAGGGTGGTGGAACTCTTCTGTGGTACTTGTAACGTCAAGTTGACAAAGGAGGTCTGGTTAGGTTTATACTTATAATGGCAAAATTGACATTCAATTTGAGACTCGAGCTTCCCCTCAAACGGAAAACCATACTCGTTGTCGATCTCCTTGAGTTTGGTATCGATGATTGCCGGCAGGCCGTTCTCGGATCCGTCGTCAATGCGTACCTCAATCTCAGATGGACTCTTGGCGGATGTGACATCTTCGGTACTTTTTGAGATTTCCGAGCCTGTGGGTAGGCCAATGGGCCCCTGCAGTCTCTGTCGGGCTTTGACACCGGCATGGTATTCATCACAAAGCCGTTCGGCAACGATTTGTAGGAACTCCTGTGCATCCTGTTGGTTACGGCTAATCCGGGTCCGGTATGCGTATTCGAGAGCCTGGATGAATGGACGTGCCGAAATTGTCTTCTTGTAAATCGGGCGCTCATTCAACCGGTCCAACATATCTTTCAAAGCCCGAGTGATTGTGCCCTGCTGCAACTCCCGGATCTTCTCCGACTTCTCACCGCTGGCGAGTTCCTTTACATCCGGTAGAGAGTTATAGACCTCCGGCCCATCCAGCTCGCGCCGATGGAGTTCTCTAATCAAATAAACACGCAGGTCGCCCAGGCCAGCAAGCGCCTGCAAGACCGAGTTGATAAAGCAGTCATTGGCGGGATTGGATAGACCGACAATACTCTTTTTACGGTTGCTATCACTTGACTCATCCCCGTCGATTGTGTAATTGGGCCCGAAGACGTAAAAGAGGGCGACAGCGGCGAGGGAAGCGCCGGCCGCATATGCGGCAACAGTGGTTGATTTTTCTTGCATCAACTATATATAGGAGAAAAGGACGGGAAATCGATGGCTAGCGCAGGTCGCACGTCTCTTAGAAGAACCAGAATTCGCCTATCGTTGCTCCATGGACGGTTCGTGCTAAGAATGCCTGGGCGCGGGGGTCCTCCAACAATTCAGGAACCTGGCGGATGGGGATTACTTAAATCCCTGTAATCTTCTGCTTCAGTCGAGGGTGTGTGGAGCAAGATGGTAGCGGAGTTACGTATGGCTAAATACGCCTCTCCATATGTAAACCGAGCTAGTGTGGAGGTCGAGGTTCGTTCCCATCGGCTATACCGGGAGAGATAAATAGTGTCAGCTCTTCCGtgtcttcttcatttttgcctttttttcCCCATAAACCcgaggatgtggagaagaatgggGTAAAGAAAGGCAGAAGGATTGGGAGTGGCCAATCATTGGGCTTGCAAAACTCACAGGAATGATGCAATCTAAATAAGATCTTCGGGTTCAGGTATCAATGACCATTTGACGGATCTCATCTGCATTGCCATCACGACAATAATTGAGGGTCCTTGTGAGAAAGATCTCACTGGGCAATGTTTGTCTGATTTGCCCGAGGGACCTGTTTTAGTGACCGGAAGTTCTTCAACGCCGAATGCCCGTCCCGACAGTTACATACATTAGTAGTACTCGTACTGTACTCCCTGTATGTAACTTTCGGGGGATCCGCCCCCCACACGACACTGGGAGTTTACCCTGTCGTTCTCCCGTGTCGTTCCGCTCTCGTGGTGGGGGGATTTCATAATAAATGCATATCTTTTGAACACTAGTGGTAGTAGGACTATTCTACTTTGCCCTAGGAGCAATAAAgaaccccccccccccctgAAGTTAGAAATGACGACGCCAAAGGAGATCAGCGCACTATATGTTCATGAT encodes:
- a CDS encoding uncharacterized protein (dehydrogenases with different specificities (related to short-chain alcohol dehydrogenases)); translated protein: MAARNKYVNKLHGKHIVIFGGTSGVGFCVAEASIEHGANVTVLSSDPSKVDAAQVRLLSSYPEAKDRVRGLTIDLGAPDVEDQLVSTFEQVQPFDHIIFTAGTFEFDSEDWIQPRADLDRIRNTANVRIIAPFLIAKHAPRYMASNSPACSITLTSGATAERPMGRGMAMHTMYSTGLYGLTKNLCLDIAPVRVNLVSPGPIDTELWDTIPEKEAMFAHLKEKLPIKEIPTPENVAEAYIYCMKDRGLTGAIISTHGGGIFV
- a CDS encoding PLP-dependent cysteine synthase family protein (cysteine synthase); protein product: MAAFGANLDLIHSPSGKITPTLIPSMIRHAEEVSRSDGYYFTNQFKNRDALAGYETIGRELVQQVPEIDAFCGAVGTAGMVMGVARVPKAKRPETLISVLEPAFSPTITQGRPGTHHVEGIGIGIIPPLLDRQLYDEALAISEDEGRRMCRRLARQEGLLVGTSTGLNVVAAIKLARKLGSGKTVVTVAADTGLKYLMGDLFTDE
- a CDS encoding putative ubiquitin C-terminal hydrolase (predicted protein), with product MQEKSTTVAAYAAGASLAAVALFYVFGPNYTIDGDESSDSNRKKSIVGLSNPANDCFINSVLQALAGLGDLRVYLIRELHRRELDGPEVYNSLPDVKELASGEKSEKIRELQQGTITRALKDMLDRLNERPIYKKTISARPFIQALEYAYRTRISRNQQDAQEFLQIVAERLCDEYHAGVKARQRLQGPIGLPTGSEISKSTEDVTSAKSPSEIEVRIDDGSENGLPAIIDTKLKEIDNEYGFPFEGKLESQIECQFCHYKYKPNQTSFVNLTLQVPQKSSTTLSACFDGLLKTEHIDDFRCDRCRLQHALEAKMQDLKQTRGVKEQQLLQAEIQKIQNALSTDPEGPLEGVTLPPAEAAPKRKIARHMRITVFPKIIGIHLSRSIFDRSSSTKNAAKVAFPERLPLGGILNQKWFKLLAIVCHKGSHNSGHYESFRRNHLYPPFSTPDVFSSISTSTSSPSSSSLSPAPSRSPSRKKSASQLNPPASPAPRPSTSSSSRISFQSSRTKSKQNLSPTSDPQSPATDGGRWSKSSSRPSFMSDRITPGTSAETSTGPTSRLRRRRKANDRWWRISDEKVKECKTSDVLGMQKEVYLLFYEMEKPTNGSQVP